One part of the Podarcis muralis chromosome 3, rPodMur119.hap1.1, whole genome shotgun sequence genome encodes these proteins:
- the KLHL32 gene encoding kelch-like protein 32 isoform X7: MVYDPSQNKWLSRSPMLQRRVYHSMAAVQRKLYVLGGNDLDYNNDRILVRHIDSYNIDTDQWTRCNFSLLTGQNESGVAVHNGRIYLVGGYSFWTNEPSACIQVLDVSKEGKEEVFYGPTLPFPSNGIAACFLPAPYSTCPNLQPLQVPHHKIGTM; encoded by the exons ATGGTGTATGATCCTTCACAA AATAAATGGCTTAGCCGCAGCCCCATGTTGCAGAGAAGAGTCTACCATTCAATGGCAGCTGTGCAAAGGAAGCTGTATGTTTTAGGAGGCAATGACCTGGATTATAACAATGACAGGATTCTTGTCCGCCACATAGATTCCTACAATATAGACACTGACCAGTGGACACGCTGCAACTTCAGTCTGCTGACAG gCCAAAATGAATCAGGAGTTGCTGTTCACAATGGCAGAATATACTTAGTTGGTGGCTACTCATTTTGGACAAATGAACCCTCCGCATGTATCCAG GTGCTGGATGTTagtaaggaaggaaaagaagaggtTTTCTATGGGCCCACCTTGCCTTTTCCTTCTAATGGGATAGCTGCCTGCTTCCTTCCGGCACCCTACTCAACATGCCCCAACCTGCAGCCTTTGCAAGTGCCTCATCACAAGATAGGCACTATGTGA
- the KLHL32 gene encoding kelch-like protein 32 isoform X6, translating into MFSLSYPGGVTNTAQYQNRLMVYDPSQNKWLSRSPMLQRRVYHSMAAVQRKLYVLGGNDLDYNNDRILVRHIDSYNIDTDQWTRCNFSLLTGQNESGVAVHNGRIYLVGGYSFWTNEPSACIQVLDVSKEGKEEVFYGPTLPFPSNGIAACFLPAPYSTCPNLQPLQVPHHKIGTM; encoded by the exons GAGGAGTAACAAATACTGCACAATATCAGAACAGGCTAATGGTGTATGATCCTTCACAA AATAAATGGCTTAGCCGCAGCCCCATGTTGCAGAGAAGAGTCTACCATTCAATGGCAGCTGTGCAAAGGAAGCTGTATGTTTTAGGAGGCAATGACCTGGATTATAACAATGACAGGATTCTTGTCCGCCACATAGATTCCTACAATATAGACACTGACCAGTGGACACGCTGCAACTTCAGTCTGCTGACAG gCCAAAATGAATCAGGAGTTGCTGTTCACAATGGCAGAATATACTTAGTTGGTGGCTACTCATTTTGGACAAATGAACCCTCCGCATGTATCCAG GTGCTGGATGTTagtaaggaaggaaaagaagaggtTTTCTATGGGCCCACCTTGCCTTTTCCTTCTAATGGGATAGCTGCCTGCTTCCTTCCGGCACCCTACTCAACATGCCCCAACCTGCAGCCTTTGCAAGTGCCTCATCACAAGATAGGCACTATGTGA